From Haloglomus litoreum, the proteins below share one genomic window:
- the ncsA gene encoding tRNA 2-thiolation protein NcsA: MQCDKCPADAVTHLAYSGLHLCGEHFRRSVESRVRSRVREDSLVPDGATPEDPATWLVGLSGGKDSVVLTTVLHETFDEDPRIELVALTIHEGIEGYRDASLDACLDLADELDIAHEVVSYAEEFGLEMDDVAREDPEGMAPCAYCGVFRRDLLSQYAADLDADLLLTGHNLDDEAQTALMNLFSGDVTKMARHWEASLGPLDERDSADQPESGPFVPRAKPLRDVPEKEVALYAHLRDLPVHMAECPHASEAYRGEIQEHLLELEDGHPGTRHSIMSGYEELARLAAEARDRGAERTGECERCGAPTTREVCRKCALVASVHEAGAGLDGATPDADADAD, translated from the coding sequence ATGCAGTGCGACAAGTGCCCGGCGGACGCCGTTACGCACCTCGCGTACTCGGGGCTCCACCTCTGCGGGGAGCACTTCCGGCGCTCGGTCGAGTCCCGGGTGCGCTCGCGGGTCCGCGAGGACAGCCTCGTCCCCGACGGGGCGACGCCCGAGGACCCGGCGACGTGGCTCGTGGGGCTGTCCGGCGGGAAGGACAGCGTCGTCCTCACCACCGTCCTCCACGAGACCTTCGACGAGGACCCGCGCATCGAACTCGTCGCGCTCACTATCCACGAGGGCATCGAGGGGTATCGCGACGCCTCGCTCGACGCCTGCCTCGACCTCGCGGACGAACTCGACATCGCCCACGAGGTCGTCAGCTACGCCGAGGAGTTCGGGCTGGAGATGGACGACGTGGCACGCGAGGACCCGGAGGGGATGGCCCCCTGTGCGTACTGCGGGGTGTTCCGGCGGGACCTCCTCTCGCAGTACGCGGCGGACCTCGACGCCGACCTCCTGCTGACGGGCCACAACCTCGACGACGAGGCCCAGACCGCGCTGATGAACCTGTTCTCGGGCGACGTGACGAAGATGGCGCGTCACTGGGAGGCCTCGCTCGGGCCGCTGGACGAGCGCGACTCCGCCGACCAGCCCGAGAGCGGGCCGTTCGTCCCCCGCGCGAAACCCCTGCGCGACGTCCCCGAGAAGGAGGTCGCGCTGTACGCCCACCTCCGGGACCTGCCGGTCCACATGGCCGAGTGCCCACACGCCAGCGAGGCCTACCGCGGGGAGATCCAGGAGCACCTGCTCGAACTCGAGGACGGCCACCCCGGGACCCGCCACTCCATCATGTCGGGCTACGAGGAGCTGGCGCGACTGGCCGCCGAGGCGCGGGACCGCGGCGCCGAACGCACCGGCGAGTGCGAGCGGTGTGGCGCGCCGACCACGCGCGAGGTCTGCCGGAAGTGCGCGCTGGTCGCGTCCGTCCACGAGGCGGGTGCCGGGCTCGACGGCGCGACGCCCGACGCGGACGCCGACGCGGATTGA
- a CDS encoding RAD55 family ATPase — MYELVDPGRVGGLEPLARTVSPGTSLLVAGPTMTRKAEVVAAVLGSGHAGGDDITMVSTEDHTDTVRDRLDGIATVERSRLGLVDCTGGATGEGLSGPGRVQVVPSPSDLTGLGIGITRAMEALPGRGGRYRLGFDSLSTLLAYRSPEDVFKFCHLLVTRLREAGCCSVLTLDTDAHETRTVNTIARAFDGSIDIRDTPDDASHGRPYELRLRGLDAAPAWTPVDLP; from the coding sequence ATGTACGAGCTGGTCGACCCCGGCCGCGTCGGTGGTCTCGAACCGCTCGCCCGGACGGTCTCCCCGGGAACCAGCCTGCTCGTGGCCGGCCCGACGATGACCCGGAAGGCGGAGGTGGTGGCTGCCGTCCTGGGCTCCGGGCACGCCGGAGGGGATGACATCACGATGGTCTCGACGGAGGACCACACCGACACCGTCCGAGACCGTCTCGACGGGATCGCCACCGTCGAGCGGTCCCGGCTCGGACTGGTGGACTGCACGGGTGGGGCGACCGGCGAGGGGCTGTCCGGTCCCGGACGGGTCCAGGTCGTCCCCTCGCCGAGCGACCTCACCGGTCTGGGCATCGGCATCACCCGGGCGATGGAGGCGCTCCCGGGACGCGGCGGCCGCTACCGCCTGGGGTTCGACTCGCTGTCGACCTTGCTCGCCTACCGGTCCCCGGAGGACGTGTTCAAGTTCTGTCACCTGCTGGTCACCCGGCTGCGCGAGGCCGGCTGCTGTTCGGTCCTGACGCTGGACACCGACGCCCACGAGACGCGGACGGTGAACACCATCGCCCGGGCATTCGACGGGAGTATCGACATCCGCGATACACCGGACGATGCGTCGCACGGTCGACCCTACGAACTCCGCCTGCGTGGACTCGATGCGGCACCGGCCTGGACGCCCGTCGACCTCCCGTGA
- a CDS encoding ribbon-helix-helix domain-containing protein: MERVTLRIPKQQIEEVERMVDTGEFPNRSEAIRSAVREMLNEHEDTDRASDRRGWAKV; the protein is encoded by the coding sequence ATGGAGCGTGTGACACTACGGATTCCGAAGCAGCAGATCGAAGAGGTCGAGCGAATGGTCGATACGGGGGAGTTCCCCAACCGGAGCGAGGCGATCCGGTCGGCCGTTCGTGAGATGTTGAACGAACACGAGGACACCGACCGGGCCAGCGACCGGCGCGGCTGGGCCAAGGTGTAG
- a CDS encoding DUF7351 domain-containing protein, which yields MTGDYSATDVFGLLSDATRVEILRAVAVAQYELEQVGSGPAELAFSEIYDHVEVENTSKLSYHLGELTGTYLRKGEAGYSLSHAGEQIVRFILSRNYEPPEPFDPEPVTGVCALCGEAALEARLSQQFFRIDCTACERPVAGQPITPAQVRTRDTEALLRSVKRESAETYRKLRRGLCPECGAVLSVAVRALPDSPLPDADPLLVTSTCETCLRKYNSPLTYSAVYHPAAMAFYWDRGVDVTAKGAWEFHEYLRDGRWTSEQVATDPDQYEVVLRHGDDAVHLHLDATATVERTERVRRDDGRPSRS from the coding sequence ATGACAGGGGACTACTCGGCCACGGACGTCTTCGGCCTGCTCTCGGATGCCACGCGCGTCGAGATCCTCCGGGCCGTCGCGGTCGCACAGTACGAACTCGAGCAGGTGGGGTCGGGGCCGGCCGAACTCGCCTTCTCGGAGATCTACGATCACGTCGAGGTGGAGAACACCTCGAAACTCTCCTACCACCTGGGTGAACTCACCGGAACCTACCTCCGCAAGGGTGAGGCAGGGTACTCCCTCTCCCACGCCGGGGAGCAGATCGTCCGGTTCATCCTGTCACGGAACTACGAGCCGCCTGAGCCGTTCGACCCGGAGCCGGTGACGGGCGTCTGTGCCCTCTGTGGCGAGGCGGCGCTCGAAGCGCGGCTCTCCCAGCAGTTCTTCCGCATCGACTGTACCGCGTGCGAACGACCGGTCGCGGGACAGCCGATCACCCCCGCGCAGGTCCGGACCCGGGACACGGAGGCGTTGCTCCGGAGCGTCAAGCGCGAGAGTGCCGAGACCTACCGGAAGCTCCGGCGCGGCCTGTGCCCGGAGTGTGGCGCCGTACTCTCGGTCGCGGTGCGCGCGCTCCCCGACAGCCCGCTCCCGGACGCCGACCCCCTCCTCGTGACGAGCACCTGCGAGACGTGCCTCCGAAAGTACAACAGCCCCCTGACCTACAGCGCCGTCTACCACCCCGCGGCGATGGCGTTCTACTGGGACCGCGGCGTCGACGTGACCGCGAAGGGGGCCTGGGAGTTCCACGAGTACCTCCGGGACGGCCGCTGGACCTCCGAGCAGGTGGCCACCGACCCCGACCAGTACGAGGTCGTGTTGCGCCACGGGGACGACGCCGTGCACCTTCACCTCGACGCGACAGCGACGGTGGAGCGGACCGAGCGCGTGCGCCGTGACGACGGACGGCCATCGCGTTCCTGA
- a CDS encoding GNAT family N-acetyltransferase: MWAGGDEGGDGSREPTARSHDPGTHAPADVTVGPAREGERATALGILDMAALEVDREAVMAGEREVLVAVTDGRVLGALVLDGERIEAVAVRPGRQGQGIGSGLVAAAAAHRERLVAEFDAKLRHFYENLGFDAETEGEQRCRGVLE; this comes from the coding sequence ATGTGGGCCGGTGGTGACGAGGGGGGTGACGGGAGCCGCGAGCCGACCGCCCGGAGCCACGACCCCGGTACGCACGCCCCCGCGGACGTGACCGTGGGACCGGCCCGCGAGGGCGAGCGCGCGACCGCGCTGGGCATCCTCGACATGGCCGCGCTCGAGGTCGACCGCGAGGCCGTGATGGCGGGCGAGCGCGAGGTGCTGGTCGCCGTGACCGATGGCCGCGTGCTGGGGGCGCTGGTACTCGACGGCGAGCGCATCGAGGCGGTCGCGGTGCGTCCCGGCCGGCAGGGGCAGGGCATCGGGAGCGGACTGGTCGCGGCGGCGGCCGCGCACCGCGAGCGATTGGTCGCGGAGTTCGACGCGAAACTCCGGCATTTCTACGAGAACCTCGGTTTCGACGCCGAAACCGAAGGAGAACAGAGGTGTCGCGGCGTGCTTGAGTAG
- a CDS encoding serine hydrolase domain-containing protein, giving the protein MTPDCPPSRRRGTASATRRGFLAAIGAVGAVGLVGAGRPAGTTAASTVHQDGTATHASPFGDPDALEAFVDDRVRERLGSVTPGASVAVVRGDRPVLVKGYGSADVDTDAPVHADRTAFRVGSVGKLVTWTAVVQGVERGVLDLDADVTTYLTDSAVTVPGGYDDPVTLRHLGTHTAGFESTLDPDLATSRDAIAPLETVLARAEPTRVRPPGELVGYSNYGAALAGHVVAEVNGTTFEEYVQEAIFEPLGMPHSTFTPPGPGDQHGTLGRGHTRTGGEFEPTDEVFINMRPAGSMRATASDMATFMRAHLGAGAVDGTQILASATAEAMHATQHVRHPAVTNWRYGFHEYGHPDGDLIGHSGATLDFTSHLVLSPDHDIGIFVNYNANGDERPAALVDEIVAEFDLQPPGETPIPTTEPGHRGRAETVAGEYSPSYLPDRGALHVADVLAHLTVEPANGGRLRTRTLGGDVRRWVETEPYVYEAVDGHDVLAFEVSDGEVAALNVNSEPTGVFEPVPAHRRRSVVGAIAGAPLAGFALSLTGRGASAARRYWHRRRDAADDGTEGAE; this is encoded by the coding sequence ATGACGCCTGACTGCCCTCCATCCAGGAGACGCGGGACGGCGAGTGCCACCCGGCGCGGGTTCCTCGCGGCCATCGGTGCCGTCGGCGCCGTGGGCCTCGTCGGTGCAGGACGGCCCGCCGGGACGACAGCAGCCAGCACGGTTCACCAGGACGGCACGGCGACCCACGCGTCACCGTTCGGCGACCCGGACGCGCTCGAGGCGTTCGTCGACGACCGGGTGCGCGAGCGCCTCGGGTCGGTGACGCCGGGCGCGAGCGTCGCGGTGGTCCGTGGCGACCGGCCCGTGCTCGTGAAGGGATACGGGTCGGCGGATGTCGACACCGACGCCCCGGTCCATGCCGACCGGACGGCGTTCCGCGTCGGCTCGGTCGGGAAACTGGTGACCTGGACCGCCGTCGTGCAGGGGGTCGAGCGAGGCGTTCTCGACCTCGACGCGGACGTCACCACCTACCTCACCGACTCGGCCGTCACGGTTCCGGGCGGGTACGACGACCCGGTGACGCTCCGCCACCTCGGCACGCACACCGCCGGGTTCGAGTCCACCCTCGACCCCGACCTCGCCACCAGCCGGGACGCAATCGCCCCGCTGGAGACGGTCCTCGCACGGGCAGAGCCCACCCGGGTCCGTCCCCCGGGTGAACTGGTCGGCTACTCCAACTACGGCGCGGCACTGGCCGGCCACGTCGTCGCCGAGGTCAACGGAACCACCTTCGAGGAGTACGTCCAGGAGGCCATCTTCGAGCCGCTCGGGATGCCACACAGCACGTTCACACCACCGGGCCCGGGCGATCAGCACGGGACGCTCGGGCGGGGACACACCCGGACGGGAGGAGAGTTCGAGCCCACCGACGAGGTGTTCATCAACATGCGCCCCGCGGGGTCGATGCGGGCGACGGCCAGCGACATGGCGACGTTCATGCGCGCTCACCTCGGAGCGGGGGCCGTCGATGGGACGCAGATTCTGGCGTCGGCGACGGCCGAGGCGATGCACGCGACACAGCACGTCCGACATCCCGCGGTCACCAACTGGCGGTACGGGTTCCACGAGTACGGACACCCGGACGGTGACCTCATCGGCCACTCTGGGGCCACGCTCGACTTCACGAGCCACCTCGTCCTGAGCCCCGACCACGACATCGGGATCTTCGTGAACTACAACGCGAACGGCGACGAGCGACCCGCAGCGCTCGTCGACGAGATCGTCGCCGAGTTCGACCTCCAGCCTCCGGGCGAAACCCCGATCCCCACCACCGAACCGGGGCACCGTGGCCGTGCCGAGACGGTCGCCGGCGAGTACAGCCCCTCGTACCTGCCGGATCGCGGGGCGCTCCACGTCGCCGACGTGCTTGCGCATCTCACGGTCGAACCCGCGAACGGTGGCCGCCTCCGGACGCGGACCCTCGGCGGCGACGTGCGTCGGTGGGTCGAGACGGAGCCGTACGTCTACGAGGCGGTCGACGGCCACGACGTCCTCGCCTTCGAGGTCTCGGATGGGGAAGTCGCGGCACTGAACGTGAACAGCGAGCCGACGGGCGTCTTCGAGCCGGTCCCGGCCCATCGGCGACGGTCCGTCGTCGGCGCCATCGCCGGGGCCCCCCTCGCCGGGTTCGCCCTCTCGCTCACCGGCCGGGGAGCGAGCGCTGCACGACGGTACTGGCACCGACGGCGCGACGCAGCCGACGACGGGACGGAGGGTGCCGAATGA
- a CDS encoding helix-turn-helix domain-containing protein, which translates to MGLVAEFDIDCEALPLTTVAAAVPGATLVLELQFNHGPRPLFLLTATDGSRGAIEAALTDAYDVGEWTLVGEAGDTRRYKADPALSMAEQLGDHLDDLDDLEALATADAIIERIEVTSTGWRQTGWFADRDAFGAFASFWRDNAGFRLNRLTRDGESEPPGDGLTDHQHEALRTAYELGYFDIPRGASLEAVAAELDITAASVSERLRRAQTRLIEETVATAWPPLPNP; encoded by the coding sequence ATGGGGCTGGTCGCGGAGTTCGACATCGACTGCGAGGCGCTCCCACTGACCACGGTCGCGGCGGCCGTACCCGGAGCGACCCTGGTGCTCGAGCTGCAGTTCAACCATGGACCGCGGCCGCTCTTCCTGTTGACGGCGACGGACGGGTCCCGTGGAGCCATCGAGGCCGCCCTGACCGACGCCTACGACGTCGGCGAGTGGACGCTGGTGGGCGAGGCAGGCGACACCCGTCGGTACAAGGCCGACCCCGCCCTCAGCATGGCGGAGCAGCTCGGGGACCACCTCGACGACCTCGACGACCTCGAGGCGCTCGCCACGGCCGACGCCATCATCGAGCGGATCGAGGTCACGTCCACCGGGTGGCGACAGACCGGCTGGTTCGCCGACCGGGACGCGTTCGGAGCCTTCGCATCGTTCTGGCGGGACAACGCCGGCTTCCGGCTGAACCGCCTCACCCGGGACGGCGAATCCGAACCCCCCGGCGACGGGCTGACCGACCACCAACACGAGGCGCTCCGGACGGCGTACGAGTTGGGGTACTTCGACATCCCGCGAGGGGCGTCGCTGGAGGCGGTCGCAGCCGAACTCGACATCACGGCTGCCTCGGTCTCGGAGCGGCTGCGGCGTGCACAGACCCGGCTGATCGAGGAGACCGTGGCGACGGCGTGGCCACCCCTCCCGAACCCGTAG
- the samp2 gene encoding ubiquitin-like small modifier protein SAMP2, protein MQVTVDVVGEGERDLDLDADATYADLLCACSFSPHEATVLVEGAPVPEDAPVTADRVEVLRLVKGG, encoded by the coding sequence ATGCAGGTCACCGTCGATGTCGTCGGCGAGGGCGAGCGCGACCTGGACCTCGACGCCGACGCCACCTACGCCGACCTCCTCTGTGCGTGCTCGTTCTCGCCCCACGAGGCGACGGTGCTGGTCGAGGGGGCCCCGGTCCCGGAGGATGCCCCAGTGACGGCCGACCGGGTCGAGGTGCTGCGGCTGGTCAAGGGTGGGTGA
- a CDS encoding double zinc ribbon domain-containing protein has protein sequence MSKITFRADDDLVAQLEEFDASKSEVMREALREYLGEPTGTSVDTSDAAQAADAGTLDELVAERVDAIIADRLEGYRPPAESQDINVNISLDGESGANASAEGVDRKTPTEEPANEPESGEKQCAQCGENLTQDHVYCPNCGEKASHRVFCECGDELRSDWAFCPSCGRRTTAADVLDSP, from the coding sequence GTGAGCAAGATAACGTTCCGGGCCGACGACGACCTCGTGGCCCAGCTGGAGGAGTTCGACGCCTCCAAGAGCGAGGTCATGCGCGAGGCGCTCCGCGAGTACCTCGGGGAGCCGACCGGGACGTCCGTCGACACGTCCGACGCCGCCCAGGCGGCCGACGCGGGGACGCTCGACGAACTGGTCGCCGAGCGCGTCGACGCCATCATCGCCGACCGCTTGGAGGGGTATCGGCCGCCCGCCGAGAGCCAGGATATCAACGTAAACATCTCGCTCGACGGCGAATCCGGAGCGAACGCGTCGGCCGAGGGGGTCGACCGTAAGACGCCCACCGAGGAGCCCGCAAACGAGCCCGAATCGGGGGAGAAGCAGTGTGCCCAGTGTGGCGAGAACCTGACGCAGGACCACGTTTACTGCCCGAACTGTGGTGAGAAGGCGAGCCACCGCGTGTTCTGTGAGTGCGGCGACGAGCTCCGCTCTGACTGGGCGTTCTGCCCATCCTGCGGCCGTCGGACGACCGCCGCCGACGTGTTGGACAGTCCGTAA
- a CDS encoding class I SAM-dependent methyltransferase: MSADEIADAYAEVADGLARWQWLDRLVAGRYRRRQFSSAEGRVLDVACGTGQNFRSLQDTSEVVGIDVSEAMLTHAREELARRPVSGTVRQMDAQRLAFEDDRFDTVVSSFSTCTFPDPAAALREMERVCRPDGQILLLEHSRSDVAPLAWLQDRRADSHYEKAGCRLDHEPLTTVREAGLVVENVRRWFFGLVTAIDVVPGPSGTAEVTDA; the protein is encoded by the coding sequence ATGTCGGCAGATGAGATCGCCGACGCGTACGCGGAGGTGGCCGACGGACTGGCCCGATGGCAGTGGCTCGACCGGCTGGTCGCCGGTCGCTACCGCCGGCGACAGTTCTCGAGCGCGGAGGGTCGCGTTCTGGACGTCGCGTGCGGGACCGGACAGAACTTCCGCTCCCTGCAGGATACGTCCGAGGTGGTGGGAATCGACGTCAGCGAGGCGATGCTGACCCACGCCCGCGAGGAACTCGCCCGCCGCCCGGTGTCGGGAACCGTCCGGCAGATGGACGCCCAGCGGCTGGCGTTCGAGGACGACCGGTTCGACACCGTCGTCTCCTCGTTCTCCACCTGCACGTTCCCGGATCCGGCCGCGGCACTGCGCGAGATGGAGCGGGTCTGCAGACCGGATGGACAGATCCTCCTGCTCGAACACAGCCGGAGCGACGTTGCACCGCTGGCCTGGCTGCAGGACCGCCGCGCCGACTCCCACTACGAGAAGGCCGGCTGCCGGCTGGACCACGAGCCGCTGACGACGGTCCGTGAGGCCGGACTCGTGGTCGAGAACGTCCGCCGGTGGTTCTTCGGCCTCGTCACGGCGATCGACGTGGTTCCGGGGCCGTCCGGGACTGCGGAGGTGACGGATGCGTAA
- a CDS encoding CPBP family intramembrane glutamic endopeptidase, with translation MRNPLRTWFGRVVRGRTDGRVRAVWRVLVPVLAGFITLQLAGATAFALGLNTGQMMVASFVATTLVMLLALGLSARYLDRRPVRAYGFNLSRDWWLDLVGGTVIGSLVVALTFVVGQQTGGLRVTGSLSLGGTSPGWLLAFLVAFVGVALYEEFIYRGAFVTNTIEGLSERGVNPRVAAAGALLASTLAFAAIHLPGALAAGANPGLVVAKTGLLGGLLGVAYLRTGELALPMGLHLGVNYSLLNVFGIGTEGLAGVPSLLAVEVTATGLWSPARGLPLFGSIATGYVLLFGWLRWRQADGPARSSETSTPTTSD, from the coding sequence ATGCGTAACCCCCTCCGCACGTGGTTCGGGAGGGTCGTCCGGGGGCGCACGGACGGTCGCGTGCGTGCCGTCTGGCGCGTCCTCGTGCCGGTCCTCGCGGGGTTCATCACGCTGCAGCTGGCGGGAGCCACGGCGTTCGCACTGGGGCTGAACACCGGACAGATGATGGTCGCGTCGTTCGTCGCGACGACGCTCGTGATGCTGCTCGCGCTCGGACTCTCGGCACGGTACCTCGACCGTCGGCCGGTACGGGCGTACGGGTTCAACCTGTCGCGTGACTGGTGGCTCGACCTCGTCGGAGGGACCGTCATCGGGTCCCTCGTCGTCGCCCTGACGTTCGTCGTCGGCCAGCAGACTGGTGGGCTGCGGGTGACCGGCAGTCTCTCCCTCGGTGGCACCTCGCCGGGCTGGCTGCTGGCGTTCCTCGTCGCCTTCGTTGGGGTCGCCCTCTACGAGGAGTTCATCTACCGGGGCGCGTTCGTCACGAACACGATCGAGGGACTCTCCGAACGGGGAGTGAACCCCCGCGTCGCGGCGGCCGGGGCACTGCTCGCCAGCACCCTGGCGTTCGCCGCCATCCACCTGCCCGGTGCGCTCGCGGCAGGCGCGAACCCCGGCCTCGTCGTCGCGAAGACGGGCCTGCTCGGTGGCCTGCTCGGCGTCGCCTACCTCCGGACCGGAGAACTGGCGCTGCCGATGGGACTGCACCTCGGTGTGAACTACTCGCTCCTGAACGTCTTCGGCATCGGCACGGAGGGACTCGCCGGGGTCCCGAGCCTGCTTGCGGTCGAGGTCACGGCGACGGGCCTCTGGAGCCCCGCCCGCGGACTCCCGCTGTTTGGCTCGATCGCCACCGGGTACGTCCTCCTCTTCGGCTGGCTCCGGTGGCGTCAGGCCGACGGGCCAGCCCGCTCGAGCGAGACATCCACCCCCACCACCTCCGACTGA
- the ftsZ gene encoding cell division protein FtsZ: MQDIVNSALENAEAESREMSDGDGASDFGDPRIVIVGAGGAGNNTVNRLYNIGVEGAETIAINTDKQHLQMIEADTKILVGKSLTNGLGAGGDPSMGERATEMAQGTVKEVIGDADLVFVTAGMGGGTGTGAAPVVSKIAKEQGAIVVGMVSTPFNVERARTVKAEEGLEKLRNEADSIIVLDNNRLLDYVPNLPIGKAFSVMDQIIAETVKGISETITQPSLINLDYADMTSIMNQGGVAVMLVGETQDKNKTEEVVNDAMEHPLLDVDYRGASGGLVHITGGPDLTLKEAEGIAQRITERLEASANVIWGARIQDEYKGKVRVMAIMTGVQSAQVLGPTTQKQADASRAAIEGEASPETGSSDTFGVGETDGGKPEVESEKNNGLDVIR, from the coding sequence ATGCAGGACATCGTCAACTCCGCCCTGGAGAACGCCGAGGCCGAGTCGCGCGAGATGAGCGACGGCGACGGCGCCAGCGACTTCGGTGACCCGCGCATCGTCATCGTCGGTGCCGGTGGCGCCGGGAACAACACGGTCAACCGGCTGTACAACATCGGCGTCGAGGGTGCCGAGACCATCGCCATCAACACCGACAAGCAGCACCTGCAGATGATCGAGGCCGACACGAAGATCCTCGTCGGCAAGTCCCTCACCAACGGGCTCGGTGCGGGTGGCGACCCCTCCATGGGCGAGCGCGCCACCGAGATGGCCCAGGGGACCGTCAAGGAGGTCATCGGCGACGCCGACCTCGTCTTCGTCACCGCCGGCATGGGTGGCGGCACCGGGACGGGTGCGGCGCCGGTCGTCTCGAAGATCGCCAAAGAGCAGGGCGCCATCGTCGTCGGCATGGTGTCGACGCCGTTCAACGTCGAGCGCGCCCGCACGGTGAAGGCCGAGGAGGGGCTGGAGAAGCTCCGCAACGAGGCCGACTCCATCATCGTGCTGGACAACAACCGCCTGCTCGACTACGTCCCCAACCTGCCCATCGGCAAGGCGTTCTCCGTGATGGACCAGATCATCGCCGAGACCGTCAAGGGCATCTCCGAGACCATCACCCAGCCGTCGCTGATCAACCTGGACTACGCGGACATGACCTCGATCATGAACCAGGGCGGCGTGGCGGTGATGCTCGTCGGCGAGACCCAGGACAAGAACAAGACCGAGGAGGTCGTCAACGACGCGATGGAGCACCCGCTGCTCGACGTCGACTACCGTGGCGCCTCCGGCGGTCTCGTCCACATCACGGGCGGCCCCGACCTCACACTGAAAGAGGCCGAGGGCATCGCCCAGCGCATCACCGAGCGCCTCGAGGCCTCGGCGAACGTCATCTGGGGCGCCCGTATCCAGGACGAGTACAAGGGCAAGGTGCGGGTCATGGCCATCATGACCGGCGTCCAGTCCGCACAGGTGCTCGGGCCGACGACCCAGAAGCAGGCCGACGCCTCGCGTGCGGCCATCGAGGGTGAGGCGTCGCCCGAAACCGGTAGCTCCGACACCTTCGGCGTCGGCGAGACCGACGGCGGCAAGCCGGAGGTCGAGAGCGAGAAGAACAACGGTCTGGACGTTATCCGATAG
- a CDS encoding peroxiredoxin family protein, which yields MSHTGDSHELVGEPAPALAAPNVGSGPDRFDLDALDDGTDAVVLVLMRDYYCTKCKAQADRLADHYEAFHEHDAEVVAVLPEDRDRARGWADVPYPLLADPEKAFAEAYDQPTKYGALGELSDFAGRMPEAVVLDTTGDPEVAYVHQGDGFGDRPSEDELLDVVAEVGS from the coding sequence ATGAGCCACACCGGAGACTCGCACGAACTGGTCGGCGAGCCGGCGCCCGCCCTCGCGGCGCCCAACGTCGGGAGCGGCCCGGACCGCTTCGACCTCGACGCGCTCGACGACGGGACGGACGCGGTCGTCCTCGTCCTGATGCGGGACTACTACTGTACGAAGTGCAAGGCACAGGCCGACCGCCTGGCCGACCACTACGAGGCGTTCCACGAGCACGACGCCGAGGTCGTCGCCGTCCTCCCCGAGGACCGAGACCGTGCCCGCGGGTGGGCCGACGTGCCCTATCCGCTCCTGGCCGACCCCGAGAAGGCGTTCGCCGAGGCGTACGACCAGCCGACGAAGTACGGCGCGCTGGGGGAACTGAGCGACTTCGCCGGCCGGATGCCCGAGGCCGTCGTCCTCGACACGACCGGCGACCCCGAGGTCGCCTACGTCCACCAGGGCGACGGCTTCGGCGACCGACCCAGCGAGGACGAACTGCTGGATGTCGTCGCGGAGGTGGGTTCGTAA
- a CDS encoding alpha/beta fold hydrolase yields MQSTRSPDGSDIVYERHGDGQPLILLHGGMAPREYWLPVIPELEEYAAIVPQRPGFGTCLDDIDGTGPDEVLDRETEYVRELAAAVDGAPVLFGHSFGALTAVESATVADVDAAIAYEPAVLPAAYRETADLAARMQALLDEGERREAVKRYVEQVLHPDGVDDLDAWLAEWPVWPDCVDLAEEVVRMNRAVERYRLPDRLDVEAPVLVMSGTDGPDFLRESARAVHDALPHSRFVEFDGISHSGPAEAPARVTAEVDAFLDG; encoded by the coding sequence ATGCAGTCGACCAGGTCCCCCGACGGTAGCGACATCGTCTACGAACGACACGGCGACGGCCAGCCGCTGATCCTCCTCCACGGGGGCATGGCCCCCCGCGAGTACTGGCTGCCGGTGATCCCGGAGCTCGAGGAGTACGCCGCCATCGTCCCCCAGCGCCCGGGATTCGGGACGTGTCTCGACGACATCGACGGGACCGGCCCCGACGAGGTGCTGGACCGCGAGACCGAGTACGTCCGTGAACTGGCCGCGGCCGTCGACGGCGCCCCCGTCCTGTTCGGCCACTCGTTCGGCGCGCTCACCGCCGTCGAGTCCGCGACCGTCGCGGACGTCGACGCGGCCATCGCGTACGAGCCCGCCGTCCTCCCGGCGGCGTACCGCGAGACGGCCGACCTCGCCGCCCGGATGCAGGCACTGCTGGACGAGGGCGAGCGCCGCGAGGCGGTGAAGCGATACGTCGAGCAGGTCCTCCACCCGGACGGCGTCGACGACCTCGACGCGTGGCTGGCCGAGTGGCCCGTCTGGCCGGACTGTGTGGACCTCGCCGAGGAGGTCGTCCGGATGAACCGGGCCGTCGAGCGGTACCGTCTCCCCGACCGACTCGACGTCGAGGCCCCCGTGCTCGTCATGTCGGGGACTGACGGCCCGGACTTCCTCCGCGAGAGCGCCCGCGCCGTCCACGACGCGCTGCCGCACAGCCGCTTCGTCGAGTTCGACGGCATCAGCCACAGCGGTCCGGCCGAGGCCCCCGCACGCGTCACCGCCGAGGTCGACGCCTTCCTCGACGGCTAG